In Phycisphaerae bacterium, one genomic interval encodes:
- the dnaA gene encoding chromosomal replication initiator protein DnaA, with the protein MPNEPAFDWGRLLDTVRDDEPDLYRSWFATLRATPPERGELEIQADDPSQAHYLEDKCRDAFVNAAMKTSGYMLAVRFVCRQVPPSGTLTGAPAALTRIRLSADYTFDQFVVGPSNRLAHAACGAVCNQLGTLYNPLFVHGASGLGKTHLLQATCGEVLQRNGNLQVLYVTCETFVNDFVQAIASGKLQQFREAARRADLLAIDDIQFLANRESSQEELFHTFNVLYQSGKQIVLSADSAPAEIPTLEDRLMSRFNWGLVVQIDPPNRETRQAILHKKARLRGVEIPDEVIDVIAEHVQANIRLLEGALTKLITSTQLGGKPLNVETAREVLSSYGGREQRPLRVSEILEAVSSHFGIRLQDLLGRKRTRSISQPRQIAMYLARKLTPLSLEEIGMQFGGRDHSTVLHAERSIENTRGTDRELATALSQLTGRLLSRG; encoded by the coding sequence ATGCCGAACGAGCCGGCTTTCGATTGGGGCCGTCTGCTTGATACGGTGCGGGATGATGAGCCCGACCTGTACCGGTCGTGGTTTGCCACGCTGCGCGCCACGCCGCCCGAGCGCGGCGAACTGGAGATCCAGGCGGACGACCCTTCGCAGGCTCACTATCTTGAGGACAAATGCCGCGACGCCTTCGTCAACGCGGCCATGAAGACGAGCGGCTACATGCTCGCGGTGCGCTTTGTCTGCCGCCAGGTGCCGCCGTCCGGCACCCTGACCGGCGCCCCGGCAGCCCTGACCCGTATCCGGCTCAGTGCTGACTACACGTTTGACCAGTTCGTCGTCGGCCCGTCGAATCGGCTGGCGCACGCCGCCTGCGGAGCCGTCTGCAACCAACTCGGCACGCTCTACAACCCACTTTTCGTTCACGGCGCTTCCGGGCTCGGCAAGACGCACCTCCTGCAGGCGACCTGTGGCGAGGTCCTGCAGCGCAACGGGAACCTCCAGGTGCTGTACGTAACCTGCGAGACGTTCGTCAATGACTTTGTGCAGGCAATCGCATCGGGGAAGCTCCAGCAGTTCCGCGAGGCTGCCCGGCGGGCCGACCTCCTCGCGATCGATGACATCCAATTCCTCGCGAACCGCGAATCCAGCCAGGAAGAACTGTTCCATACGTTCAACGTCCTTTACCAGAGCGGCAAGCAAATCGTCCTGTCAGCTGACTCGGCCCCCGCAGAGATCCCGACGCTCGAAGACCGGCTGATGAGCCGCTTCAACTGGGGCCTCGTTGTCCAGATCGACCCACCCAACCGCGAGACCCGCCAGGCGATTCTGCACAAGAAGGCCCGCCTGCGCGGCGTCGAAATCCCTGACGAGGTAATCGACGTCATTGCTGAACACGTCCAAGCCAACATCCGCCTGCTCGAGGGCGCGCTCACGAAGCTCATTACCAGCACTCAGCTCGGCGGGAAGCCGCTGAACGTCGAGACCGCGCGCGAGGTGCTGTCCAGCTACGGCGGCCGGGAGCAGCGCCCGCTCCGCGTCAGCGAAATTCTCGAAGCCGTGTCCAGCCATTTCGGCATCCGCCTCCAGGACCTCCTCGGCCGCAAGCGCACACGCTCCATCAGCCAGCCGCGCCAGATCGCCATGTACCTGGCCCGCAAGCTGACGCCCCTGAGCCTTGAAGAGATCGGCATGCAGTTCGGTGGTCGCGATCACTCGACCGTCCTGCACGCAGAGCGCTCGATCGAAAACACGCGCGGCACCGACCGTGAACTGGCCACGGCCCTGTCACAACTGACCGGCCGTCTCCTGTCGCGCGGCTGA
- the dnaN gene encoding DNA polymerase III subunit beta, which produces MKTRLPRQEFLDALGAIAAVASGRTTKPIFGCVKVVTEAESIALSATDGEVALRLGVGSFAVEEPGEAVVAADRLLGIVREMPDAEIQLDVDERYCVVRGAGSEFKIFVQPPADFPAIPTFEDEPDLVIDGGLLWRMIGLTIYAAARETSRYAINGVLWEKHGKRLYLVATDGRRLARAGGGILESASGDFEAIVPAKALNVFERVFAPGREQRDWAVDIKVTPNQLLLRSGERVLSTVLVEGNFPKYQDVIPRESSKVAHVDRAELHGAVKRAALLTSDEARAVKMTFDGDRLTITAQSPEQGEARVELPMELEGERVEIAFNPAFVNDALKALTCDRVRIELQDGFRPGILCGEDKNEFLYVVMPVSL; this is translated from the coding sequence ATGAAGACTCGATTGCCACGCCAGGAGTTCCTCGACGCACTCGGCGCCATCGCGGCCGTCGCAAGTGGTCGCACGACCAAACCGATCTTCGGCTGCGTCAAGGTTGTGACCGAGGCGGAGTCCATTGCACTGAGCGCCACCGATGGAGAGGTGGCCCTGCGCCTGGGTGTCGGGAGCTTCGCCGTTGAGGAGCCCGGCGAGGCGGTGGTGGCCGCTGACCGGCTGCTTGGGATCGTGCGCGAGATGCCTGACGCCGAGATCCAGCTTGACGTGGATGAACGCTATTGTGTGGTGCGCGGCGCCGGCAGCGAGTTCAAGATCTTTGTGCAGCCGCCAGCGGATTTCCCGGCGATCCCGACGTTCGAGGACGAGCCGGACTTGGTGATTGACGGCGGGCTATTGTGGCGGATGATCGGGTTGACGATCTATGCCGCGGCGCGCGAGACAAGCCGTTACGCGATCAATGGCGTGCTGTGGGAGAAGCATGGGAAGCGGTTGTATCTCGTGGCCACGGACGGGCGGCGGCTGGCGCGGGCCGGCGGGGGTATCCTGGAATCCGCGAGCGGCGATTTTGAAGCGATCGTCCCGGCGAAGGCGCTGAACGTCTTTGAGCGCGTCTTCGCGCCGGGCCGCGAGCAGCGCGACTGGGCCGTAGATATCAAGGTGACGCCGAACCAGCTCTTGCTGCGCAGTGGCGAGCGGGTGTTGTCGACCGTGCTGGTAGAGGGCAACTTCCCGAAGTATCAGGACGTGATCCCGCGGGAGAGCAGCAAGGTGGCACACGTCGACCGCGCCGAGTTGCACGGGGCAGTCAAGCGCGCCGCGCTGCTGACCAGCGATGAGGCCCGGGCCGTGAAGATGACCTTCGACGGCGACCGGTTGACGATCACCGCGCAGTCACCCGAGCAGGGTGAGGCGCGCGTCGAACTCCCCATGGAGCTGGAGGGCGAGCGCGTCGAGATCGCGTTCAACCCGGCGTTCGTCAATGATGCGCTCAAAGCGCTGACCTGCGACCGCGTGCGCATTGAGTTACAGGACGGTTTTCGGCCTGGGATTCTCTGCGGCGAGGACAAGAATGAGTTCCTGTACGTGGTCATGCCTGTTTCCCTGTGA
- the truD gene encoding tRNA pseudouridine(13) synthase TruD, with amino-acid sequence MPDLPRLLSDFEPLPGLIKADYADFVVEEIPLYPADGTGTHTYFLLEKTGISTSQAIHDLARALNVRRHEIGFAGQKDSRAVTRQWMSIEHTPPERLTALAIPRLRILETTRHGNKLRLGHLKGNAFTIRVRQTEPQRLAQLQDALARLVRVGVPNYFGTQRFGYRGDTWAVGRAIVRRDLQGALDLILGRPTEHDVDATRRARELYDRGEYLQAARAWPALFHTERRALKALAQAGGKHRRGFAAIDRTMRTFYVSAYQSHLFNQVVAARLPTGLGQLWPGDLAWLHASGAVFRVEDVALEQPRADAGDISPTGPLFGYRMTEPCGRPGELEAALLAGEGLSRDAFHAGPLRISGGRRPLRFRPEGAQVSLGADERGPYLELRFVLPRGCYATALLRELFSAAPPEASDPGNAETEALAP; translated from the coding sequence ATGCCTGACCTGCCGCGCCTGTTGTCCGACTTCGAACCGCTGCCCGGCCTGATCAAGGCCGACTACGCCGACTTTGTTGTTGAGGAGATCCCGCTCTACCCGGCTGACGGGACGGGGACACACACGTATTTTCTGCTGGAAAAGACCGGCATTTCCACGTCGCAGGCCATCCACGACCTGGCCCGCGCGCTCAACGTTCGCCGCCACGAGATCGGCTTTGCCGGCCAGAAGGACTCCCGAGCGGTCACGCGGCAGTGGATGTCCATCGAGCATACGCCGCCGGAGCGCCTGACCGCGCTCGCCATCCCGCGCCTGCGCATCCTTGAGACCACGCGCCATGGCAACAAGCTCCGGCTCGGCCACCTGAAGGGCAACGCCTTCACCATCCGTGTGCGCCAGACCGAACCCCAGCGCCTGGCCCAGCTCCAGGATGCCCTGGCGCGCCTCGTCCGGGTTGGCGTGCCCAACTACTTTGGCACGCAGCGCTTCGGCTATCGCGGCGACACGTGGGCGGTCGGCCGCGCGATCGTGCGGCGCGACCTGCAGGGTGCGCTGGACCTCATCCTGGGCCGCCCGACCGAACACGACGTGGACGCCACGCGGCGGGCACGCGAACTGTACGACCGCGGAGAATACTTACAGGCCGCTCGGGCGTGGCCGGCGCTGTTCCATACTGAGCGCCGGGCGCTGAAGGCGCTTGCCCAAGCCGGCGGCAAGCACCGGCGTGGCTTCGCCGCGATTGACCGGACCATGCGCACGTTCTATGTGTCGGCCTACCAGTCACACCTGTTCAACCAGGTCGTGGCCGCGCGATTGCCCACCGGCCTGGGGCAGCTCTGGCCTGGCGATCTCGCCTGGTTGCACGCCTCCGGCGCAGTGTTCCGCGTGGAGGACGTGGCCCTCGAGCAGCCGCGCGCCGACGCGGGCGACATCAGCCCGACGGGACCGCTCTTCGGCTACCGCATGACCGAGCCCTGCGGCCGCCCGGGCGAGCTGGAGGCCGCGCTGCTGGCCGGCGAAGGTCTTTCACGGGATGCCTTCCATGCTGGACCGCTGCGGATCAGTGGGGGTCGCCGGCCGTTGCGCTTTCGCCCGGAAGGTGCTCAGGTCTCGCTTGGCGCCGATGAGCGCGGCCCCTATCTTGAACTGCGGTTCGTGCTGCCACGCGGGTGTTATGCAACGGCGCTGCTGCGCGAGCTGTTCAGTGCGGCGCCCCCAGAGGCGTCCGATCCCGGGAACGCGGAAACGGAGGCCCTCGCGCCATAG
- a CDS encoding GNAT family N-acetyltransferase has translation MPLGWEGRKIRLVPLEHELHFDNCVRWLNDPVVTAWTLIGDYPLTRVAEGDFFDRVARQSDTDIVFAIELLAEEREHIGVCGLHNVNYRHGTGVLGIIIGRPQLWGRGLGSDAIAVMTRYAFDVAGLRLILSEALAENVASIRAQLKCGYQQLGCIPQRYWKRGAFRDAIQFCLTRDDWSRSQAPAAAGASHA, from the coding sequence ATGCCGTTGGGCTGGGAAGGTCGGAAGATCCGCCTGGTGCCGCTCGAGCACGAGCTGCACTTCGACAATTGCGTCCGCTGGCTCAACGACCCAGTGGTCACCGCCTGGACGCTCATTGGCGACTACCCGCTCACGCGCGTTGCCGAGGGAGACTTCTTCGACCGCGTCGCCCGCCAGAGCGACACCGACATCGTGTTCGCCATCGAGCTGCTCGCCGAGGAGCGCGAACACATCGGCGTCTGTGGGCTGCACAACGTCAACTATCGCCACGGCACCGGCGTGCTCGGGATCATCATCGGCCGACCACAGCTCTGGGGACGCGGACTCGGCTCCGATGCCATCGCGGTGATGACGCGCTATGCTTTTGACGTTGCCGGTCTGCGCCTCATTCTCTCCGAGGCCCTCGCCGAGAACGTGGCGTCAATCCGCGCACAGCTCAAATGCGGCTATCAACAGTTGGGCTGCATCCCGCAGCGCTACTGGAAGCGCGGCGCGTTCCGCGACGCCATTCAGTTCTGTCTGACGCGCGACGACTGGTCCCGCAGCCAAGCGCCCGCCGCCGCGGGAGCCTCCCATGCCTGA